One segment of Yersinia kristensenii DNA contains the following:
- the murQ gene encoding N-acetylmuramic acid 6-phosphate etherase has product MKINLSSMVTESRNPASAQIDTLSTLEILKVINHEDKKVPFAVEEKLPEIAQAVSLIAEAFVLGGRLIYCGAGTSGRLGILDASECPPTYGTPRDMVIGLIAGGNTAILQAVENAEDSREMGEQDLRNLNFNARDVLVGIAASGRTPYVLGAMAYARRVGASVVAISCNQNSEMGNAADIAIEPLVGPEVVTGSSRMKAGTAQKLILNMLTTGAMIRSGKVYSNLMVDVEATNAKLVQRQVDIVVQATECSPEDAQEALNECNRHCKTAIMMILSGMSAEEAADILKKNKGFIRKALQEIKA; this is encoded by the coding sequence ATGAAGATTAATCTAAGCTCAATGGTTACGGAAAGCCGAAACCCCGCCAGTGCTCAAATTGATACGCTATCAACACTGGAGATACTCAAGGTTATCAATCATGAGGATAAAAAAGTGCCCTTCGCAGTGGAGGAAAAACTGCCCGAAATCGCCCAAGCTGTTTCTCTTATCGCAGAAGCTTTCGTGCTCGGCGGCAGATTAATTTATTGTGGCGCGGGGACTTCTGGGCGATTGGGGATTTTGGATGCTAGTGAGTGCCCGCCAACTTACGGTACGCCGCGAGATATGGTCATTGGCCTGATTGCTGGCGGAAACACAGCCATTCTACAAGCAGTTGAAAATGCAGAAGATAGCCGTGAAATGGGTGAGCAAGATCTGCGCAATCTCAATTTTAATGCCCGTGATGTGTTAGTGGGAATTGCAGCCAGTGGCCGCACACCTTATGTACTGGGGGCCATGGCCTATGCACGGCGTGTTGGGGCTAGCGTGGTGGCTATTTCCTGCAATCAAAATAGCGAAATGGGAAATGCGGCAGATATCGCCATTGAGCCTTTGGTCGGCCCGGAAGTGGTCACTGGGTCATCACGGATGAAAGCAGGAACTGCACAAAAGTTAATTCTGAATATGTTGACCACTGGCGCGATGATCCGTAGCGGAAAAGTTTATAGCAATCTGATGGTGGATGTTGAGGCGACAAATGCCAAACTGGTGCAGCGCCAGGTCGATATTGTGGTTCAGGCGACAGAGTGTTCCCCCGAGGATGCGCAAGAAGCGCTCAATGAATGTAACCGCCACTGTAAAACAGCCATTATGATGATCCTGAGTGGTATGTCTGCAGAGGAAGCAGCCGATATTCTCAAGAAAAATAAGGGATTTATTCGCAAAGCGCTACAGGAGATTAAAGCATAA